The following coding sequences are from one Ruminococcus flavefaciens AE3010 window:
- the mnmG gene encoding tRNA uridine-5-carboxymethylaminomethyl(34) synthesis enzyme MnmG, translated as MTYKMGEFDVAVVGAGHAGVEAALASARLGCKTVMFTISLDQIANMPCNPSIGGTAKGHLVREIDALGGEMGKAADKCFIQSRMLNRGKGPAVHSLRAQEDRIKYHEYMKNVCENQKNLYVKQAEIAEIITENNKIIGVRTSLGAEYAVKAVIIATGTYLKGKIHIGEVSYESGPDSALPSKFLSKSLAENGVELRRFKTGTPCRVNKRSINFDIMERQDGDEKIVPFSFETEIDGLENKVSCYITYTNSKTHEVILSNLDRSPLYSGRIEGVGPRYCPSIEDKIVRFSDKPRHQLFVEPMGMSTEEYYLQGMSSSLPEDVQLAFLRTIDGLEDVEIMRPAYAIEYDCCNPNQLLPTLEFKNLQGLYGAGQFNGSSGYEEAAAQGIVAGINAALKIKEKDPMILDRASSYIGTLVDDLVTKGCADPYRMMTSRSEYRLILRQDNADQRLTPIGYKLGLISHERYERLLEKERLTASEIERLSKLNVSPTDALNDFLIEKGTSPLSTGCKMTDLIRRPQINYNDLAEFDSERPNLDWEVCEQVELQIKYEGYIQKQLAQIEQMRKMESKKLPQDLDYSLIYGLRLEAVEKLNKIKPLSIGQASRISGVSPADISMLAVWLMHEKGEKDAP; from the coding sequence TTGACATATAAAATGGGTGAATTTGACGTGGCGGTTGTTGGTGCAGGTCACGCCGGAGTTGAAGCCGCCCTTGCCTCTGCAAGGCTTGGCTGCAAGACTGTCATGTTTACAATTTCGCTTGACCAGATCGCAAACATGCCCTGCAACCCGTCGATAGGCGGAACTGCAAAGGGGCATTTGGTGCGTGAAATAGACGCTTTAGGCGGAGAAATGGGCAAAGCTGCGGATAAGTGTTTCATTCAGAGCCGTATGCTCAACCGTGGAAAGGGTCCCGCAGTTCACAGCCTGAGAGCTCAGGAAGACCGCATTAAGTATCACGAATACATGAAAAATGTCTGCGAAAACCAGAAAAATCTTTATGTAAAGCAGGCAGAAATTGCAGAAATTATAACCGAGAATAATAAGATAATAGGCGTAAGAACTTCTCTTGGAGCTGAGTATGCCGTGAAAGCTGTCATAATTGCAACGGGAACTTATTTAAAAGGCAAGATACATATTGGTGAAGTTTCCTATGAAAGTGGTCCGGATTCGGCTCTGCCGAGTAAATTCCTATCAAAAAGCCTTGCTGAAAATGGAGTTGAACTCCGTAGATTCAAGACAGGCACCCCCTGCCGTGTAAACAAAAGAAGTATTAATTTTGATATAATGGAAAGACAGGACGGTGACGAAAAAATCGTTCCGTTCTCATTTGAAACGGAAATTGACGGACTCGAAAACAAAGTAAGCTGTTACATTACATATACCAACAGTAAAACTCATGAAGTGATACTTTCAAACCTTGACAGATCACCTTTATACTCGGGCAGAATAGAGGGAGTGGGTCCAAGATACTGTCCGTCTATTGAGGACAAGATTGTCAGATTTTCAGATAAACCACGACATCAGCTTTTTGTAGAGCCCATGGGAATGAGCACAGAAGAGTACTATTTGCAGGGAATGTCTTCGTCATTGCCGGAGGATGTACAGCTTGCGTTCCTGAGAACAATAGATGGACTGGAGGACGTAGAGATCATGCGTCCTGCATATGCAATAGAATACGACTGCTGTAACCCGAATCAGCTCCTCCCTACCCTTGAATTCAAGAATTTACAGGGTTTGTACGGTGCGGGTCAGTTCAACGGCAGCTCGGGATACGAAGAAGCAGCTGCACAGGGCATTGTTGCGGGCATCAATGCAGCGCTTAAAATAAAGGAAAAGGATCCCATGATCCTTGACAGGGCAAGTTCATATATTGGAACCTTGGTCGATGACCTTGTGACAAAGGGCTGTGCAGATCCGTACAGAATGATGACCTCAAGAAGTGAGTACAGACTTATACTTCGTCAGGATAATGCCGACCAGCGATTGACTCCCATTGGCTATAAATTGGGACTTATTTCACATGAGCGCTATGAAAGGCTGCTTGAAAAGGAGCGTCTTACTGCTTCAGAGATCGAGCGTTTATCAAAACTAAATGTATCTCCAACCGATGCACTGAATGATTTTCTTATTGAAAAAGGTACTTCTCCCCTGAGTACCGGCTGTAAAATGACTGACCTTATTCGCCGTCCACAGATTAATTATAACGATCTTGCGGAATTTGACAGTGAACGTCCCAACCTTGACTGGGAAGTTTGTGAGCAGGTGGAGCTTCAAATAAAATATGAAGGCTATATCCAAAAGCAGCTTGCACAGATCGAACAGATGCGAAAAATGGAGTCAAAGAAGCTTCCTCAGGACCTGGATTACAGCCTTATTTACGGACTTCGCCTTGAAGCTGTAGAAAAGCTCAATAAAATAAAGCCACTTTCAATAGGACAGGCATCAAGAATTTCCGGAGTCTCCCCTGCTGATATTTCTATGCTTGCCGTATGGCTGATGCATGAGAAAGGAGAAAAAGATGCTCCCTGA
- a CDS encoding ParB/RepB/Spo0J family partition protein, translated as MAKGGLGAGFDSLFSDNSNEVQVKKTLRISEIEPNRDQPRKAFTDETITALADSIREHGMLQPILVRPISTGGYQIVAGERRWRAARMAGLDEVPVNIRELSDLETMQIAVIENLQRENLNPVEEAAGYAELIDKYGMTQEKVAKMVGRSRSAVANAVRLLSLPERVLKMLENGDISAGHARALLGFEDEEMLIATALKAADGGLTVRQVEKAAQKSAEHKEEAAAAASNKKIDNYFKEMELSLNERLGRKVKVDYGKNKGALILEFYDKNDLAALAEKLAKED; from the coding sequence ATGGCAAAAGGCGGTTTAGGCGCAGGCTTCGATTCGCTGTTCAGTGATAACAGCAACGAGGTACAGGTGAAGAAGACCCTGCGCATATCTGAAATAGAGCCGAATCGTGATCAGCCCCGTAAGGCGTTCACCGATGAGACCATAACAGCTCTTGCGGATTCCATACGCGAGCACGGCATGCTCCAGCCTATCCTTGTACGTCCTATAAGCACGGGCGGCTATCAGATAGTAGCAGGTGAGAGAAGATGGCGTGCGGCAAGAATGGCAGGACTCGATGAGGTTCCCGTAAATATCCGCGAGCTCTCTGATCTGGAGACGATGCAGATAGCTGTTATCGAAAATCTTCAGCGTGAGAACCTCAACCCCGTTGAAGAAGCGGCAGGCTATGCGGAGCTCATCGACAAGTACGGCATGACTCAGGAAAAGGTGGCAAAAATGGTGGGACGCTCCCGTTCCGCTGTTGCAAATGCTGTGAGACTTCTCTCACTTCCCGAGAGAGTGCTTAAAATGCTTGAAAACGGCGATATCTCAGCAGGTCATGCAAGGGCTCTGCTGGGCTTTGAGGATGAGGAAATGCTTATTGCAACGGCTCTGAAAGCGGCTGACGGCGGTCTCACAGTCCGTCAGGTGGAAAAGGCTGCACAGAAGTCCGCAGAGCATAAGGAAGAAGCTGCTGCGGCTGCTTCAAACAAGAAGATAGACAACTATTTCAAGGAAATGGAGCTCTCCCTTAACGAGCGCCTGGGCAGAAAGGTCAAGGTGGACTACGGCAAGAACAAGGGAGCACTTATACTTGAATTTTATGATAAAAATGACCTCGCAGCTTTGGCTGAAAAGCTTGCAAAAGAGGACTAA
- the jag gene encoding RNA-binding cell elongation regulator Jag/EloR: protein MTEIFTARSIDEAKELAAKKFGKSISEIKFEILDEGKKGLFGLGSKEAKVKATVIESAPQAAPVEAPKAPVTTAPAPKAEEPATKTVAEPKPVVTTETKAAETKTETAAAEAAENPAENMDDEEAYSLDNFTLIEDEALINPKVKLAKDYITSILRAMDVDVEFQVYQNETGAVINIESNNNGTIIGRRGETLDAIQYLCSIIANKGDKDYYRITIDCLGYRSKRKETLEQLAAKVAKSVIRTGRSQPLEPMNPYERRVIHSAISNIEGVSSRSVGEEPYRKIIISSTNPRRSGGRRDNRRDGGRRNDRRGGERRNRDREVNMERRSVDLSTSFEKDYKRPKPEDEIQGGLYGKIEL, encoded by the coding sequence ATGACTGAAATTTTCACAGCAAGATCTATTGACGAGGCTAAGGAACTCGCAGCAAAAAAATTCGGAAAAAGTATCAGTGAGATCAAATTCGAGATCCTCGACGAGGGCAAAAAGGGTCTTTTCGGACTGGGCTCTAAGGAAGCCAAGGTAAAGGCTACAGTTATTGAGAGCGCTCCTCAGGCAGCTCCTGTGGAAGCTCCGAAAGCTCCTGTAACAACTGCTCCCGCACCAAAGGCTGAAGAGCCTGCAACAAAGACTGTTGCCGAGCCAAAGCCTGTTGTAACTACTGAGACAAAGGCAGCTGAAACAAAGACTGAGACTGCTGCTGCAGAAGCAGCTGAGAACCCTGCTGAGAATATGGACGACGAAGAGGCTTACTCACTTGATAACTTCACACTTATCGAGGACGAGGCTCTCATCAATCCAAAGGTAAAGCTTGCTAAGGACTACATCACAAGCATTCTCAGAGCTATGGACGTTGACGTTGAGTTTCAGGTTTACCAGAACGAAACAGGCGCTGTGATCAATATCGAGAGCAACAACAACGGTACTATCATCGGCAGACGCGGCGAGACTCTCGACGCTATCCAGTACCTCTGCTCTATCATCGCTAACAAGGGCGATAAGGACTACTACAGGATCACTATCGACTGCCTCGGCTACAGAAGCAAGAGAAAGGAAACTCTTGAGCAGCTGGCAGCAAAGGTTGCAAAATCTGTTATCAGAACAGGCCGTTCACAGCCCCTTGAGCCAATGAATCCCTATGAGAGAAGAGTTATCCACTCTGCTATCTCAAATATAGAGGGAGTTTCCTCACGTTCAGTCGGCGAGGAGCCTTACAGAAAGATAATCATTTCTTCCACTAACCCAAGAAGAAGCGGCGGAAGACGTGACAATCGCCGTGACGGCGGCAGAAGAAACGACAGACGCGGCGGAGAAAGAAGAAACCGCGACAGAGAGGTAAACATGGAGCGCAGAAGCGTTGACCTCTCAACAAGCTTTGAAAAGGACTATAAGAGACCAAAGCCCGAGGACGAGATACAGGGCGGTCTCTACGGTAAGATAGAGCTTTAA
- a CDS encoding ParA family protein: MGKIIAVANQKGGVGKTTTVINIAAYLGSRDFKVLCVDSDPQGNTTTGFGIKKKSVSASTYDVITGKTRIQEAIIPTEFQNVSILPATEALAGCEIELVEYENRINRLKMQILTCKDDYDYILIDCPPALGTLTINGLVACDSIIVPMLAEFYALEGLSQLVNTIKIVKNNYNPALEIEGILFTMFDGRLNVANDVVAEVEKYFPNKVFKTKVPRNVRISEAPSHGKPVMYYDKASKGSESYELVCHEILGEPLELPKKKKIFSFKKNRKGKRSK; this comes from the coding sequence ATGGGCAAAATAATTGCTGTTGCTAACCAGAAGGGCGGCGTCGGAAAAACTACCACAGTTATAAACATAGCTGCTTATCTTGGTTCAAGAGACTTCAAAGTTCTCTGCGTGGACTCTGATCCGCAGGGTAATACTACTACAGGCTTCGGTATAAAGAAAAAGTCTGTCAGCGCCTCCACTTATGACGTTATCACAGGAAAAACGCGCATACAGGAAGCTATTATCCCGACGGAGTTCCAGAATGTATCCATACTGCCTGCTACAGAAGCTCTCGCAGGCTGTGAGATAGAGCTGGTCGAGTATGAGAACAGAATAAACAGGCTTAAAATGCAGATCCTTACCTGCAAGGACGATTATGACTATATCCTTATAGATTGTCCTCCTGCACTTGGTACACTGACTATCAACGGACTTGTTGCCTGCGACAGTATTATAGTACCTATGCTTGCAGAATTTTATGCCCTTGAAGGACTTTCTCAGCTTGTGAATACTATAAAAATAGTTAAAAATAATTATAATCCTGCTCTGGAAATCGAGGGAATCCTCTTTACAATGTTCGACGGAAGACTTAATGTTGCTAACGACGTTGTGGCTGAGGTTGAGAAATACTTTCCGAACAAGGTATTCAAGACAAAGGTTCCGCGTAATGTCCGTATTTCCGAGGCTCCCAGTCACGGCAAGCCTGTAATGTACTATGATAAAGCGTCAAAGGGCTCCGAGTCCTACGAGCTTGTCTGCCACGAAATATTAGGCGAACCGCTGGAACTTCCGAAAAAGAAGAAGATCTTCTCTTTCAAGAAAAACAGGAAAGGAAAACGTTCTAAGTAA
- the rsmG gene encoding 16S rRNA (guanine(527)-N(7))-methyltransferase RsmG, which produces MRKEKKMLPDFEQSCSYFSQCGIELSYEAYEKFDIYAQFLVEYNEKVNLTAITEPTQILCKHFIDSACLLKYADIKPDSSLIDVGTGAGFPSVPLKILRPDLKITLLDSLNKRIDFLKQLCDKLEIDAEFIHGRAEDFSKMPEYREMYDISCARAVASLSTLSELCIPFVKVGGQFISMKGPTEDVSRGTNAIEILGGKIEEITDYSLFDEQRKIVTIRKISQTPIKYPRNSAQIKKKEL; this is translated from the coding sequence ATGAGAAAGGAGAAAAAGATGCTCCCTGATTTTGAACAATCTTGCAGTTATTTTTCACAGTGTGGTATTGAACTTTCATATGAAGCGTATGAGAAATTCGATATTTATGCTCAGTTTCTTGTTGAGTACAATGAAAAGGTGAATCTGACTGCAATAACCGAGCCGACACAGATTCTCTGCAAGCATTTTATTGACTCGGCTTGTTTGTTAAAATATGCCGATATAAAGCCTGATTCTTCGCTTATTGATGTCGGGACAGGTGCCGGTTTTCCTTCTGTTCCGCTGAAAATTCTTCGTCCTGACCTGAAAATAACTCTTCTGGACAGCCTGAATAAACGTATCGACTTTTTGAAACAGCTGTGTGATAAGCTTGAAATTGACGCTGAATTCATACACGGCAGGGCTGAGGACTTCTCAAAAATGCCTGAATATAGGGAGATGTACGACATTTCTTGTGCGCGTGCAGTTGCAAGCCTCAGTACTCTCAGTGAGCTTTGTATTCCTTTTGTCAAGGTCGGTGGACAGTTTATTTCAATGAAAGGCCCCACGGAAGATGTTTCACGTGGAACAAATGCTATAGAAATTCTTGGCGGAAAGATCGAAGAAATTACTGATTACAGTCTTTTTGACGAGCAAAGAAAAATCGTGACAATAAGAAAAATATCGCAAACTCCGATAAAATATCCGAGAAATAGCGCTCAGATAAAGAAGAAAGAATTGTAA
- the serS gene encoding serine--tRNA ligase, whose amino-acid sequence MIDIKLIRTNPELVKENIKKKFQDDKLELVDKVIELDKQYRETKLACDNLRNTRNVKSKEIGGLMKNGQKDEAEKVKAEVSALGKELEEKEQLEVKLEADIREIMLVIPNIIDETVPIGKDDTENVEVERFGEPAVPAFEVPYHVDIMEKVNGIDIDSARKTSGNGFYYLCGDIAQLQSCILSYARDFMIDKGFTYYIPPFMIRSNVVTGVMSFAEMEGMMYKIEGEDLYLIGTSEHSMIGKFIDTIVPEEELPKTLTSYSPCFRKEVGAHGIEERGVYRIHQFEKQEMVVVCKPEESMDWFHKLYSYTVEFFRTLDIPVRTLECCSGDLADLKVKSIDVEAWSPRQKKYFEVGSCSNLGDAQARRLGIRVKAADGSKYFAHTLNNTVVAPPRMLIAFLENNLNEDGSIRIPKALQPYMRKELIKVPEKK is encoded by the coding sequence ATGATAGACATTAAGCTTATAAGAACCAACCCCGAGCTGGTTAAAGAGAACATCAAGAAGAAGTTTCAGGACGACAAGCTTGAATTGGTTGACAAGGTAATTGAACTGGACAAGCAGTACAGAGAGACCAAGCTTGCCTGCGATAACCTGAGAAATACACGTAACGTAAAGAGCAAAGAGATCGGCGGTCTGATGAAGAACGGTCAGAAGGACGAGGCTGAAAAGGTAAAGGCTGAGGTCTCCGCTCTCGGCAAGGAGCTTGAGGAAAAGGAGCAGCTTGAAGTAAAGCTTGAAGCTGATATCCGCGAGATTATGCTGGTTATCCCTAATATAATCGACGAGACTGTACCGATAGGAAAGGACGATACTGAGAACGTTGAGGTTGAGCGCTTCGGCGAGCCTGCTGTTCCTGCATTTGAGGTTCCTTACCACGTTGACATTATGGAAAAGGTCAACGGTATCGACATCGACAGCGCACGTAAGACCAGCGGTAACGGCTTTTACTATCTCTGCGGAGACATTGCACAGCTCCAGAGCTGCATACTCTCTTACGCAAGAGACTTCATGATAGACAAGGGCTTCACATATTATATACCGCCGTTCATGATAAGAAGCAACGTTGTTACAGGCGTTATGAGCTTCGCTGAAATGGAAGGCATGATGTACAAGATAGAAGGGGAGGACCTCTACCTTATCGGTACCTCCGAGCACTCTATGATAGGCAAGTTCATTGACACTATAGTTCCAGAGGAGGAGCTTCCAAAGACTCTCACAAGCTATTCACCATGCTTCCGTAAGGAGGTAGGCGCTCACGGTATCGAGGAGCGCGGTGTATACCGTATCCACCAGTTCGAGAAGCAGGAAATGGTAGTCGTATGTAAGCCCGAGGAGTCTATGGACTGGTTCCACAAGCTCTACAGCTATACAGTTGAGTTCTTCCGCACACTTGATATACCTGTTCGTACTCTTGAATGCTGCTCGGGAGACCTTGCAGACCTTAAAGTCAAGTCTATCGACGTTGAGGCTTGGTCACCACGTCAGAAGAAGTACTTCGAGGTAGGAAGCTGCTCTAACCTTGGCGATGCACAGGCAAGACGTCTCGGCATCAGAGTAAAGGCTGCTGACGGAAGCAAGTATTTCGCACACACACTGAACAATACAGTTGTTGCACCTCCGAGAATGCTCATCGCATTCCTTGAAAACAACCTCAACGAGGACGGTTCTATCCGCATACCAAAGGCACTCCAGCCTTATATGCGCAAGGAGCTTATCAAAGTCCCTGAGAAAAAGTAA
- a CDS encoding YidC/Oxa1 family membrane protein insertase, whose product MNALYDIIGVPFGYLMRLIYSFCNNYAVAIIVFTVVTKILLLPVNYKTQKGAARMQLLNPKLEKLKKSFANNPQRLQEEQQKLYQQEGVNPMGSCLPAFIQMFLLFGVIDVIYKPITHILDISKSVIEEACGIAGVDIKNLRCELMTMEHLRDNGDKYASLGESFFSKVSQFNERFTLFGANLGKTPTIHPESWTKEAVILAAIPFLAGLSQMLVSVYSQIHQKKTNPTMQQAGGGCMNVMMYGLPLLSIWFAFQVPAGVGFYWIWSSIFSFIITYALNCYFTPERIKEINEKEKEKARIYAEKHPNKKSFMQKMMEQQAALDQQNGGSSSGKANGVSRSEQNKQNRDKLKEARKRMAEKYGDSYEENDDED is encoded by the coding sequence TTGAACGCACTTTATGACATTATCGGTGTGCCTTTCGGCTATCTGATGAGACTTATTTACTCATTTTGCAATAACTATGCCGTAGCTATAATTGTTTTTACGGTAGTTACAAAGATATTGCTGCTGCCTGTCAACTATAAGACCCAGAAGGGCGCGGCAAGAATGCAGCTTCTCAACCCGAAGCTGGAAAAACTCAAGAAAAGTTTCGCCAATAACCCACAGAGATTACAGGAAGAACAGCAGAAGCTGTACCAGCAGGAGGGCGTGAACCCCATGGGCTCATGTCTGCCCGCATTTATCCAGATGTTCCTTCTCTTCGGCGTTATCGACGTTATTTATAAGCCTATAACCCATATCCTTGACATATCAAAAAGTGTCATCGAAGAAGCCTGCGGAATAGCAGGTGTTGATATCAAGAACCTCAGATGCGAGCTCATGACTATGGAGCACCTGAGAGACAACGGCGACAAGTATGCTTCTCTCGGCGAGAGCTTCTTCTCAAAGGTGAGCCAGTTCAATGAGAGATTCACACTCTTCGGCGCCAATCTTGGAAAAACACCTACTATCCATCCTGAATCATGGACTAAGGAGGCTGTGATCCTTGCAGCTATCCCTTTCCTTGCAGGTCTTTCACAGATGCTGGTATCGGTATACAGCCAGATACACCAGAAAAAGACTAATCCCACTATGCAGCAGGCAGGCGGCGGCTGTATGAATGTTATGATGTACGGTCTCCCCCTCCTTTCGATCTGGTTCGCATTTCAGGTGCCCGCAGGTGTCGGCTTCTACTGGATATGGTCATCAATTTTCTCATTCATAATAACCTATGCGCTTAACTGCTACTTTACTCCCGAGCGCATCAAGGAGATAAATGAGAAGGAAAAAGAAAAAGCAAGAATATACGCAGAAAAACATCCGAATAAGAAATCCTTCATGCAGAAAATGATGGAGCAGCAGGCTGCTCTCGATCAGCAGAACGGCGGTTCATCATCAGGTAAGGCTAACGGCGTTTCACGCTCAGAGCAGAACAAGCAGAACCGCGACAAGCTCAAGGAAGCAAGAAAGCGTATGGCTGAAAAATACGGAGATTCTTATGAGGAAAACGATGATGAGGACTAA
- a CDS encoding DUF3789 domain-containing protein: protein MLNFLLGSMFGGAAGVVTMCLCTAAKWGDEHLDSH from the coding sequence ATGCTTAATTTTCTATTAGGTAGTATGTTTGGTGGGGCAGCTGGCGTTGTAACGATGTGCCTCTGTACAGCGGCAAAGTGGGGCGACGAGCATTTGGATAGCCATTAG
- a CDS encoding ParB/RepB/Spo0J family partition protein: protein MAGFLNFTKEKLINKVVEINIDDILPNPYQPRTDFTEDITSLAESIAQNGILQPLSVRKKGSQYELIAGERRLRAAKMCQFTVVPCIVHEVSDRHSAVLALVENIQRQDLSFFDEAAAIEKLISHYGMTQEDAAAKLGRAQSTIANKLRLLRLTEKERELIIKYGLTERHARALLRLGSAEDRLFILSKVIKSNLNVERSEKLIDEFIGSQRDKTSYKKRSLVFQNVKMFVNTINKAVETMQAAGISADSRKIQNEDYIEYRVRIPIQKK from the coding sequence ATGGCAGGATTTTTAAATTTTACAAAGGAAAAGCTCATAAACAAGGTAGTCGAGATCAATATTGACGATATCTTACCCAATCCTTACCAGCCGCGGACAGATTTTACAGAGGACATCACTTCCCTTGCGGAGTCCATAGCGCAGAACGGAATTTTACAGCCTTTATCTGTACGAAAAAAGGGCAGCCAATATGAGCTCATTGCAGGTGAAAGACGGCTTAGAGCTGCAAAAATGTGTCAGTTTACGGTGGTTCCGTGTATTGTTCATGAGGTAAGTGACCGTCATTCGGCTGTTCTTGCCCTTGTAGAGAATATCCAGCGGCAGGACTTGTCATTCTTTGATGAGGCAGCTGCAATCGAAAAGCTTATTTCTCACTATGGAATGACTCAGGAGGACGCCGCAGCTAAGCTTGGACGAGCTCAGAGCACAATTGCAAACAAGCTTCGGCTGCTCAGGCTTACTGAAAAAGAGCGGGAGCTAATTATAAAGTATGGCCTTACGGAGCGTCATGCACGCGCTCTGCTTCGGCTTGGAAGCGCTGAGGACAGGCTGTTTATACTTAGCAAGGTCATAAAGAGTAATCTTAATGTGGAGCGTTCCGAGAAGCTTATAGATGAATTCATCGGAAGCCAGCGGGACAAGACAAGCTATAAAAAGCGTTCACTGGTATTTCAGAATGTCAAGATGTTCGTGAACACCATAAACAAGGCTGTGGAGACCATGCAGGCTGCCGGTATATCTGCTGACTCCCGTAAAATTCAGAATGAGGACTACATCGAGTACAGAGTCCGCATACCGATCCAGAAGAAATAA
- the mnmE gene encoding tRNA uridine-5-carboxymethylaminomethyl(34) synthesis GTPase MnmE: MSTIAAVSTPNAVGGIAVIRISGEDAIKVAEKIFSPYGDKKVSDMAGYTCAYGIAHDGDERLDDCILTVFRAPHSYTGEDIAELSCHGGLYVTKRVLRAALANGAVNAEAGEFTKRAYLNGKLDLMKAEAVMDIISAKGEREMKMAENLREGAAYKKAKKCSDKLMKILGDLAAWADYPEEDIPEVRPEVLSEELKAVRDELCSLVKNYDSGRILREGVATAIIGRPNVGKSTLFNCLSGCERSIVTEIAGTTRDIIEESVRIGDITLRLSDTAGIHETDDVIEGIGVDMAEKMIASSELVIAVFDGSCPLTEDDLYLINKININNTIAVINKNDVEQVLDTSLLKGKIRHIVYLSAKESTGVDELHDCIEKIFKLNEADFGTATAANERQKKCIDSALEGIESAILSLEIGEMLDAVNILLDEAEQSLLQLTGEKVTDAVVDEVFSRFCVGK; the protein is encoded by the coding sequence ATGTCAACTATAGCTGCTGTTTCAACTCCCAACGCTGTGGGCGGAATAGCTGTTATACGCATTTCGGGCGAGGACGCCATAAAGGTGGCGGAGAAGATATTCTCCCCTTACGGCGATAAAAAGGTATCGGACATGGCAGGCTACACCTGCGCTTATGGTATAGCTCACGACGGTGATGAGAGACTTGACGACTGTATCCTCACCGTGTTCCGCGCTCCTCACAGCTACACAGGTGAGGATATTGCGGAGCTCTCCTGCCACGGCGGTCTCTACGTAACGAAAAGAGTTCTTCGCGCGGCACTGGCTAACGGAGCTGTCAATGCGGAGGCGGGAGAGTTCACCAAGAGGGCTTACCTCAACGGAAAGCTTGACCTGATGAAAGCCGAAGCGGTCATGGATATTATTTCCGCCAAGGGCGAGCGCGAGATGAAAATGGCGGAGAATCTCCGCGAGGGAGCTGCCTATAAAAAGGCAAAGAAATGCTCTGACAAGCTTATGAAGATACTGGGGGACCTTGCGGCATGGGCTGATTATCCCGAGGAGGATATTCCCGAAGTCCGCCCCGAGGTTCTGTCTGAGGAGTTGAAAGCTGTACGTGATGAGCTCTGCTCACTGGTAAAGAATTACGACAGCGGCAGGATACTCCGCGAGGGAGTTGCAACTGCAATAATCGGACGTCCAAATGTAGGTAAGTCCACACTGTTCAACTGCCTAAGCGGCTGCGAGAGAAGCATAGTTACGGAAATTGCAGGCACGACCCGCGACATAATCGAGGAGTCTGTCCGCATCGGTGACATTACCCTGAGGCTTTCCGACACGGCAGGTATCCATGAAACGGACGATGTCATCGAAGGTATCGGAGTTGATATGGCTGAAAAAATGATTGCTTCCTCTGAACTGGTCATTGCGGTTTTTGACGGAAGTTGTCCGCTCACCGAGGACGATTTATATTTAATTAATAAAATTAATATTAATAACACCATTGCTGTGATCAATAAAAATGACGTTGAACAAGTCCTTGACACTTCCCTGCTAAAAGGTAAAATTCGACATATTGTATATTTATCAGCCAAGGAAAGTACAGGTGTGGATGAACTTCATGACTGTATTGAAAAGATATTTAAGCTGAATGAAGCTGATTTTGGTACGGCAACTGCCGCAAACGAACGCCAGAAAAAATGTATCGACAGTGCTCTTGAAGGTATTGAAAGTGCTATTTTATCACTTGAAATCGGTGAAATGCTGGACGCTGTGAATATTCTTCTTGATGAAGCTGAGCAGTCGCTCTTGCAGCTCACAGGTGAAAAAGTTACAGATGCTGTCGTTGATGAAGTGTTTTCACGCTTCTGTGTTGGAAAGTGA